One part of the Pseudomonadota bacterium genome encodes these proteins:
- a CDS encoding thioesterase: MSKDMPNLSPWFFPLTQNNRATNLRLFAFHYAGGSASVFRAWGQDLKSPIEIIGIQLPGREDRFTDPLFYNIEPLIIDLLKSFPIYFDKPFIFFGHSIGSFISFEFTRILRRKKYPLPQHLIVSGARAPHLPLRRKNLHNLSEKDFISELSSYNGIPPALLENKDILSLFTPMIRADFTVSETYYYSEEDPLQCPISTFEGSEDPYVLKEEASSWKSHTNAAFNLYFFKGDHFFLIKDSYQEVVKTIDKIIFDELKKLSATASDIIT, encoded by the coding sequence TTGTCTAAAGATATGCCAAACCTTAGTCCATGGTTTTTTCCACTAACTCAAAATAATCGAGCTACAAATCTTAGGCTCTTTGCTTTTCATTATGCTGGAGGAAGTGCATCTGTCTTTCGAGCCTGGGGACAAGACTTAAAGTCGCCTATAGAAATTATAGGTATTCAATTACCAGGAAGAGAAGATCGTTTTACGGACCCTCTTTTTTATAATATAGAGCCTCTTATTATAGATTTATTAAAAAGCTTTCCTATTTATTTTGATAAACCTTTTATTTTTTTTGGACATAGCATTGGCTCTTTTATAAGCTTTGAGTTTACACGAATTTTAAGAAGAAAAAAATATCCGCTTCCTCAACATTTAATTGTCTCAGGAGCGCGTGCTCCTCATCTTCCATTACGAAGAAAAAATCTTCATAATTTATCAGAAAAAGACTTTATCTCGGAACTTTCCTCCTACAATGGTATTCCCCCAGCTTTATTAGAAAATAAAGATATTTTAAGCTTATTTACGCCTATGATTCGTGCAGACTTCACCGTTTCTGAGACTTATTATTATTCTGAAGAAGATCCTTTACAATGTCCAATTAGCACTTTTGAAGGAAGTGAAGACCCTTATGTTTTAAAAGAAGAAGCATCTTCTTGGAAATCTCATACCAATGCTGCATTCAATTTATATTTTTTTAAAGGCGATCACTTTTTCCTCATAAAAGACTCTTATCAAGAAGTAGTAAAGACTATTGATAAGATAATTTTTGACGAGCTAAAAAAGCTTTCTGCTACAGCGAGTGACATAATAACTTAA